The nucleotide window ccgagataagaaagggagggggagagcaaagagagagccAGATGCGGAGCAGATCCCTACCCTGCCACCCGGAAGCGCCGAAGACTGCACACAGTATTCATCTGCAGCCACACATgcagagaggaagaacaTCAGGATACATTACCGGCGACAACTTCAGCCTTGATGGTTGTATTCCTGGACAGCCGCACCGACAGCAACGCCGTTGGTCACACCGTAGAGAATGTCCGCGGCAATGCGGCGCCTCTTCTCCGGCGAGAGCACGCGCGGCCTCAAGTTCATGGGCCTCAGGAAGGCAGAGGTGTCAGGTGGAGTcgtgatgccgctgctgctgctgctgccgctgctgctgttcgtgctgctgctgggcccCTGTGTTTCGGCTGTGGGGTGGCACTGGTAGTCGGCCGCCGAGAGGATGTGGGCGGGCGGGCAAGCCTTGTTTGTGCAAACCCGGCGGTAAACCTCGCAGCGCAACGGCACCGGCTCGTTGTCCGCGATGGTGCGCGGGCAGCCCATGTTGCTGTACTGAGTCGTCGTCATGGCGCAGTTGCCATCTTCCACGGTGGGGCGTGAGTAGTCGACCATGCGGCGGAAGTTATCCAGCGGGCAGATGCCGGTGGAGGCGACCTCCATGTTGCCAGCGCTGTCCATGCAGTGCACCTCGATGCCGCTCTGCTGGAAGACGTAGATACCGTTGGCTGCCTTCACGGGGTTGCCGCGGATGAGGCGCACGTACCAGCCGTTGGCATCCTCGGTGTCCTGGAGAAGCTCCACGAAGATGGTAACCGCGTAGGGCGGGCGCATCGTCGTGTTGCCCTGGTCACCGAACGTGACCGCCAAGGGAGCGATCGTTGTGTCGTGAGCGCTGTACTCGAACAGCTTGTACGACGGCGAGAGGCGGTGGGCGTTCATGTTGTCCAGCATCGTCTGCGCAAGGTTCTGCGAGGGCGTGCCCTGAGTGCGATCGAGCTTGTCCGTGTCGTTCCAGCCAAAGACATACTTGTACCAGGCGGCGTTCACCTCGACGAGGCCCGGATACGCCGCCTTGAGATCGCTGGTGGAGTCAAGCCGGCCGGAAGCCTCGAATGCGGCGGCCACGTCGTACAGGTTGAGGACGCAGTCGGCGCGGGCGTTGGGGTCCGCGCACAGGCCCTCGATCCATGCGTCCTTGGCGGCGGCCTGGATGGCGTCCCAGGTGAGGTGCGCGTCGACCACCGGGTTGAGGGTGGCGGACAGCGCCGGGCTGTCGAGCCAGCTACGGCCCATCACGGACGGCACCGTGTCGGTGCTGAGCAGCGTGTCGGTTGTCATGTTGTGCGAGTACACCACCGGGAAGAAGTAGTCGTCCTCGAAGAGGCCGTGCAGGAAGGCGGTCGCACTCTGGATGGTGCGCTGGGTGTCAGTGGAGCGGGTGTACACGACCGAGGAGTTGTACCGCGTGGACGGGAAGAGAGGGCTCTCCACAAGTGAGGGGTCGTTGTAGCGGCTGCGGGCAAACTTGCCGATCGCACGGACCATCTCGACGCCCTCGTCGGTCAGCTCGCCGCACGGATACACGGTGCCGCAAATCTGCGTCGCATTGTCGTCGACGAGGGCACTGCGGGCACCGTGGCGGTGTGCCACCTGCACCATGCGCACCACCAGGCGCGCGTCGACCGACACGGCCGCAGCGACCAGCAGGGCGGTCGCCAGCACACGGAGGAGCTTCGAGGCCATGGTGCTTTGCCTGTCCTCGTTCCTCTACGTCTCTCTCAAGGGTACGAGGTGCGGCCGCGCTAGGAGGTAAGAGGAGCgaagaaggtggagaagcagctgtaatgtgtgctgctgtggcggccgcGGAAACGAAAATAGGAAATTTATTTCTATATCTCGCTGTCTATTGGGTGGTTGAGCGTATTGTAGGGACGGACAGATAGGACTTACGTGGGAAAACGTGCGTGAGGAAATGTGCGAGGGAGCAGCTTATATtgtgtccgtgtgtgtgtgtctggggggggggggtatctGCTCATGCGGAAGTCCCGGGGGAATGTGAAAGGTGACAGAGAGAGTCAGGAGGTCGTGGAAAGGATCATTGAGTGCGGGCGGTTGAGCCTTGGGTGGAGGGTTGGTGGTTGTGATAAAGTGCATGAGGGTGCTTGAAGATCGCGCTTTCACTCATgatgcacacgcactgtGACCCGTAGCGTAATATTTAGCGGGGTAATGGATGTGCCTACTTGCGAACAATGGTAGTAATGTAGTATCTCCTTTGCTCTTGCTTCCAGTGGTGGTAGAGATGGTTTGGTTGgtgatggaggagagagggtctggcgacacacacagacacatgcGCATGCCTATTCTAGTTTCTTTTGCCaagacacacatgcagacCCAAGaatgcgcgcgcacacacacacacataaatAGGAGGACTTCATGAGCGCCTTTCTCCACCGAGGGCCTTCAGTCGCATCGCACGGAGCTCCTCCGGAGAGGGATGCGCAatcggcggtgcagcaggaaGTCTTGCTGAGACTTCGTTTGACTGATTCTCAGACAGCAGGACTCCACGCACGGTTCGGCCAGAGCCGGTGAAGGCAGGGTGCTCTTGCtcggcggtggagctgctgcctTTCGCTCCTGTGAACGAGGAGTATGATTGACCTGGTTGGTGGTTCAACGGTTGTGCCCCAGCAGGCACTTTAGGACCGTCCGTGAGACTCGGCGGCCGGAAGTTAAAGGGTTGAAACTGCACACCAGTTGGAGTACTCGCGCCAATAACGTTGGCGCCAGTTGGTGATGCGGCCGCAGAAATTGGCGTCTCtagcggcgacggtggcatGTCAAGCGGCCGTTCAAAGTCAACCTTCAGCATCACTGGTGCACCGTCGGCACGCACCGTTAGGATACCATTtacgagctgctgcttcatGTCAATGATTTCCACCAGGTCGAGTTGGAACTCACGATCCACGTAGCTAATCACGATAGTGGTGCCCTTGGTGAGCACGGGATACTGAGCAAGGCGTAGCTCCAGCAGGTTCCGCGGATTCTCGAACATGACAAGCGCCTTCTGATGCGGCCGGAGCTTCACGAGGGATCCTGGCGGAAGACTGCAGCTCTGCACCTTTACCACCATTGTGCCACGAAGACCCAGGTGCTGGAACATCCAGtccggcagcaccaccgaaCCTGCCTGCGCGTTGAACTCGAGAACGGCTGCGTACACACGCTTCTTACTCGGGGTGATGATCTCAAACTGGAGGGGATACACCATGGTCATGCGGCACAGGTCATCCAGCACGCTGGATGGCAAGAGCACGCGACTACCGTAGTTAATGCGCTGCTGGTTGACGCTGGAGGCggacaccgccaccagccgcGTCTCGTAGGACTGCGGAAGTGCAGCCATAGTCCTGCagcggagaaggagatgGGTGATGAATATGAATACCTGCTTAGTCCATCCAAATTTGTGATAGGAGGAATGAAGTTGAGTGATATAAATCACCCACCAGAAGAACTCAGGTGCCGCAGCGTTAAGGAAGAAGAGCtaaaggagagcgaggcaTGAGAGATACGATTGACTTTCTACCCCACTGGTCGCAAGCGTGCTTTGCAATGGTATGCTTGGACGCCAAGCTGGACCTTCCATCCCTCGCACAGATAAGGAGCTCCACTTAATGTGTGATACTTGCCTGCTTAGCGTGTATATGACCACGTATGGGGCAAGTGACCCACACCTCCGTCTACCTATCCAGTCTCACCAGGTCCGATCTTTCTCGAGCCTCCCGAGTCGCTCGTGGGCTATTTGCCGAACCACAGCCCGCGTCACCAGTTTACAGTCCAAGGAGGGGGCACGCCGTGAGTGAGGTGTAGACAAGTTAGTTTGGCCCctaaaaagaagaaaaagtaTGACGAAAGGGTATAGAGCAGGGAAAAAGGACTGCCTTCACACCAGCTGAGAgtactgcgtgtgtgtttgtgtgtgtgggggggggggggggggcggcgtgGATCATCCGATTGCAGGCAATGGACAATGGAAAAGCATTTTGGGTCGTAGCGTGTGTGCGAGAGTTCTGTTCTTCCGTATCACACGTGACTTAActagagaaggaaaaggaaactGCGCGTCCAAACCAACCCGTGCATCGGACACAAGGCCGGCCTCAAGGCATCTGCTAGTCTGTGTCGCGAGGGGACGTATTGGAGGCTCGCTCTGTATGGGGGTAATCGCTGTCAGACCGAGGCGGAGTTCATGGCTGACGGTGAAGGCACGCGCTTATCCCTTACACACTCCGGAAAGCGTGGGTTTGTTGCCCACGAGAGGATATGTGCAGGATCTGAGAGGGACTGCGTCGCGAAAGGAGCCAAACACTTGGGTAGCTGCACGTGTTTCAGCCGCGTCCCCTATCGATCGCCAACCACCCCGACCAGAGAGTGACGAATCTGTCTAAACGTTACATACCTGCCCTCGTCGGCTGCGCAACACCAACTCGGCGTGAGCAATGGTCGGTCGCGCGCGAAAATCAGTTCTTCATCTGGCGCAACGCCGAAGGGCTCAGCTGTACCTTTATGCTCGAGTGCGATGCGCCATCGGCTCAGCTCTGCCCCGACCCTTCGGGCTTCCTTCAAATGCTCCCAATGCCGATGAACGGGAATCGCCAGCGCGCGCAGCGAACCACAGTTTCCCCACGAAGGCCTTTAGCTGTGCCACAACGAATTGGAGGAAATCGGCTGAATTCGTCTCTCGGGGCGCCCTTGAGGGCCTTTGGACCCACAGCCACACATCGTGTGCGGAGGTCAAAGTGAACGCCCACAAAGGTGCAAACTTGTGCGCACaccgtctccctctcgtgtTCAGCGTGGACCGCgatggcaccaccgccccttcCCCTGCAATTTGCAGGTTGTCGGTCCATGCGAGGACTGTTGTCTGTGAAGAAGCCCACCTATACATCCGTGCAGACGGGACCACCCTCACGGGCGGCCGACGAGTGCGCGGGCATTATCTAGGGACTAATGCGCAGCCCCATTCGGCAGCGCTCGCATCTCGTAGCACGAGCCGGTCCCGTCGCGGAATGGAAATCGAGCGTGGAGGTGCCGCGGCAGTTGTGCCTGGGGAAGCAAACACGTCAAGTCGAACGTCTCCCCCAACCCGTCGGCAGGCTCTGCCAGGGAGCCTCTGGTAGCGGCATGTGGGGCAGACAGCCGGCGTTCTGCAATGGAGCATTGAGGCGGCGGGGCCACACAATAAAGCGCAGTCGCGGGGCAGCAgacttctcctccagcactcTGAAAGCCGAGCGCAGTGAGTCCACCATCTCTGTATCGTCGATCGTTTTTTCGTCCACACCTACGGCCACCAACGACGCTGCCCACCGCTGAGTAAAAGGCATGAGTGAGGAGCTGTGGGTGCCGCCTTTACATCAGCCCCCAGGCTAGCCACACACTGCTGCACCCCCGCTCGCCTGCAGCGTCGTATCGGAGCGCAACGCAACGCTGTCATCCTGCAGGCGTGCGGAGGAGTGAAACATTCATCCGCAGGCACCGGTACGGGTGTGCGAGCGCTAAACAGCAGTGTGGATGTCTGGCCCttggggaaggagggaaaggggggcatCAGTAGGCTTTCGTCGAAGAAGGAGCTACCTGGCCACGAGTCGCCCACCAAAGGAGCGTTGGGAGACAAGAAGACTCGAGCTTCCTCGCCAGCAGCATCTTCTGGCGAGCATATCGAACGGCTGTGCCCTGAATCACTCGCTgtgcaggggaaggggaagcgTCGAATCACGGCGTCGCGCTTGCAGATCGCGTTGTCTGATATTCGGGCCAAGATGGTATCCATCGCTCCAGCCCTGATGCAGTGCACGCAAAAACCGCAAACCATCAGTGGAAGGTTGATCCTCCTGTGctgggaggagaaagagcggcGTTTGCCGGGTAGAGACCTCCCACAACAGCCGTCGCAGGTGCACTTGGATCTCCCATCTCCACTCGCCGAAGTCGATCACTAGCCCGTCGAGAAAAACAAGTAGAAACAACTTGGCCGTCATCCTGATGATGTTGTCCTACCTGGACGCAGCCTTCCACATGATTCGGTACACTGCGCAGAGGAGTGGAGACacgaccccctccccccacaacGATGTCGCTCAGAGACTCGCTGGGGATGGATAGGGCCTGCTGAGCGGTTCGAGGACCCCTCGCTCCTTTGATCACTGCATCCAGCAATTTGAGGTAGTGGACCGGCTGTCCAAGCTTGGAGGACACGCTGAGATGATGGTGCAGGTATGTGTGCTTGGCATACGGGGTAGCCTGCAGACTCACCACAAAGGCCGCGGCAGTCTCTTGATCAACAGGGCGGCAGTGGAGCTCGATAAAAGTGGCAGACTTATTGCCCAAGAAATTGATGGTGCTTCCATGGCCGCTTGGCGGAGAGTCCCTGGTACAGGGCCACGGGAAGCGGTGGGGTGCAGCCTTCGACACACAagcagtggcggcgcactgctggCGCGCGATGAACCCACGTGGCGCCCTCAAGTCCCTCGAGGGAGCGAGCTGCCTGACTTGTTGCCCGAGAAGGGGGCAGCACGCCTTCCTACGAGGATTCGCGCGAGGCAAACCCCATCGAGCCTCCGCACGAGAAGGGTGGCGCTTGgttggctgcgctgtcctcctcctctgttttcAAGACGACTTCCCCGGGGtctggggtggggtggggggagttAAGCCTCGTCGTCACTGGTGGTCTACGGTCACATCCTCGTCCGTGGCCACGGCCGCCTCGTCCTTGACCGCTTCGACCTCAGAGTCCATTTACCCGACGCTCCGTCTCCAGCTGTCCCCCTCCACGCagaagcggtggcggtgactGCCTGTTCCCTCTGCGGACTCGCGCCGCTAGTCTTAAATGGAGTCCGTGGACGATATTGCGTCAAGCGTCTTGCACATCGATGTTGCGAGTCCTCAACTCCACGTTGTACAGCTTGCCAATGTGTGTTGCAACTGTGAAACTGAGCAAGACGTTCCGTGGTGACCATCGACGATAGTGGCCTCACACGAGCATCATGAGCCCGCCCAGTGCCTCGTGGTACGCCTTCATGTGTGGCACCTCTTCC belongs to Leishmania braziliensis MHOM/BR/75/M2904 complete genome, chromosome 36 and includes:
- a CDS encoding putative histidine secretory acid phosphatase, with the protein product MASKLLRVLATALLVAAAVSVDARLVVRMVQVAHRHGARSALVDDNATQICGTVYPCGELTDEGVEMVRAIGKFARSRYNDPSLVESPLFPSTRYNSSVVYTRSTDTQRTIQSATAFLHGLFEDDYFFPVVYSHNMTTDTLLSTDTVPSVMGRSWLDSPALSATLNPVVDAHLTWDAIQAAAKDAWIEGLCADPNARADCVLNLYDVAAAFEASGRLDSTSDLKAAYPGLVEVNAAWYKYVFGWNDTDKLDRTQGTPSQNLAQTMLDNMNAHRLSPSYKLFEYSAHDTTIAPLAVTFGDQGNTTMRPPYAVTIFVELLQDTEDANGWYVRLIRGNPVKAANGIYVFQQSGIEVHCMDSAGNMEVASTGICPLDNFRRMVDYSRPTVEDGNCAMTTTQYSNMGCPRTIADNEPVPLRCEVYRRVCTNKACPPAHILSAADYQCHPTAETQGPSSSTNSSSGSSSSSGITTPPDTSAFLRPMNLRPRVLSPEKRRRIAADILYGVTNGVAVGAAVQEYNHQG
- a CDS encoding putative ubiquitin fusion degradation protein encodes the protein MAALPQSYETRLVAVSASSVNQQRINYGSRVLLPSSVLDDLCRMTMVYPLQFEIITPSKKRVYAAVLEFNAQAGSVVLPDWMFQHLGLRGTMVVKVQSCSLPPGSLVKLRPHQKALVMFENPRNLLELRLAQYPVLTKGTTIVISYVDREFQLDLVEIIDMKQQLVNGILTVRADGAPVMLKVDFERPLDMPPSPLETPISAAASPTGANVIGASTPTGVQFQPFNFRPPSLTDGPKVPAGAQPLNHQPGQSYSSFTGAKGSSSTAEQEHPAFTGSGRTVRGVLLSENQSNEVSARLPAAPPIAHPSPEELRAMRLKALGGERRS